The genomic interval AGATCCTGCTGCCGGACAGCGGCGAGATCCGCCTGGCCGGCCGGGTGCTCGACGGCACCCTGCGCGACCGCATCGGCTACCTGCCCGAGGAGCGCGGCCTGTACCGCAAGATGAAGTGCGTCGACCAGCTCGTCTTCCTGGCCGAGTTGAAGGGCGTGCCGCGGGCCGAGGCCTTCCGGCGCGCCGACGCCTGGCTGGCGCGCCTGGGCCTCGCCGACTACCGCGACCGCAAGGTCGACGCCCTGAGCAAGGGCATGCAGCAGAAGATCCAGTTCGCCGCCACCTTCATCGCCAAGCCGGACGTGGTGATCCTGGACGAGGTCTTCAGCGGGCTGGACCCCCTGAACATCGAACTGCTGCGCGAGATGATCCTCGAGGAGAAGCAGGCCGGCACGACGGTCATCTTCTCGACCCACATGCTGGCCGAGGCCGAGAAGATCTGCGACGCCATCTGCCTGATCGAGGGCGGCGAGGTGATCCTCGACGGGACCCTGGACCAGGTGCGGGAGAAGTTCCCCCTCAAGTCGGTGCGCGTGGCGTGGGAAGGCAAGGTCGAACCGCCGGCCGACCTGGCGGGCGTGACCCACCGCGTCTTCAACGAGGGCAGCTGGGTGCTGACCCTCGCCGAAGGGACCGATCCGCGCAGCCTGCTGCCGGCGCTCACGGCGGCCGGGCCCCTGACCCTCTTCTCGGCGAACCGACCGAGCCTGAACGAGATCTTCCTGACGGCCGTCGCCCGGCGGCGCGGGGAGGTGGCGGCATGACGAAGGTGCTGACGGTCGTTCGCAAGGAGTATCTCGAGCGCGTGCGGTCCAAGAGCTTCCTCGTCGGGACGCTGCTCGGACCCGCGCTCATGTCCATGTTCATCGTGCTGCCGGTCCTGCTCGGCGACAAGGGCGGCGACAACGAGCGCCGGGTCGGCGTCGTCGATCCGTCGGGGATGTACTTCGACCGCATGGTCGCCGTGGCGGCGGACCAGGGCCGCGAGTCGCTCGTGCTCGAGCGCGTCGAAGTGGGTCCGGACGGGCCGGACGCGGCGGTCGAAACCCTGAAGCAGGGCATCCTGGGCGAGTCGCTCCACAGCGGCGTGCTGGTGGCGCCGGACTTCCTGGACCGCCCGCAGGTGACGTTCTACAACAAGTCCGTCGGCGCGACGATCCTCCGCGAGGAGATCCTGCGCCCGATCATGAACCAGATCCTGCGGGAACAGCGCATGGCCGCGGCCGAGGTGCCCGACTCGCTCTACACCTATCTCGCCGCGCGCACGACCTGGGAGAGCCTGACCGTGACCGACACGGGCGAGGAGCAGGCTTCGGACGACGAGGCCAGCTTCGCGGTGGCCATCATCCTCATCATGATCATCTACATCATGGTGATCATGTACGGCAGCCACACGCTGACCGCCGTCATCGAGGAGAAGTCGAGCCGCATGGTCGAGGTGCTGCTGGCCAGCGTCTCGCCGGAGAACCTGATGCTCGGCAAGGTGCTCGGCATCGGCCTGGCCGGACTGACCCAGTTCGGCATCTGGGCCGGAACGATGCTCCTGCTCTCCAGTCGCGGCGTGTCGGTCGGCGACTTCACCCTCGACATGGCGTTCCTCACGCCGACGATCCTGATCTCGTTCGTCATGTTCTTCGTGCTCGGCTTCTTCCTCTACGCCACCCTCTACGCCGGCGTGGGGGCCATGTGCAACACGGTGCAGGACAGCCAGCAGTTCCACATGCCGCTGGCCATGGGCCTGGTGATCCCGATGGTGCTGATGAGCGTCATCCTGCGGGCGCCCGACGCCCCCCTGGCGGTGATCCTGAGCCTGGT from bacterium carries:
- a CDS encoding ATP-binding cassette domain-containing protein: MTTTAIDLPPVGEPILTLRAVTKTYGAKRAAQDVNLSIPRGSIYGFLGPNGAGKTTTIRSIMKILLPDSGEIRLAGRVLDGTLRDRIGYLPEERGLYRKMKCVDQLVFLAELKGVPRAEAFRRADAWLARLGLADYRDRKVDALSKGMQQKIQFAATFIAKPDVVILDEVFSGLDPLNIELLREMILEEKQAGTTVIFSTHMLAEAEKICDAICLIEGGEVILDGTLDQVREKFPLKSVRVAWEGKVEPPADLAGVTHRVFNEGSWVLTLAEGTDPRSLLPALTAAGPLTLFSANRPSLNEIFLTAVARRRGEVAA
- a CDS encoding ABC transporter permease; translation: MTKVLTVVRKEYLERVRSKSFLVGTLLGPALMSMFIVLPVLLGDKGGDNERRVGVVDPSGMYFDRMVAVAADQGRESLVLERVEVGPDGPDAAVETLKQGILGESLHSGVLVAPDFLDRPQVTFYNKSVGATILREEILRPIMNQILREQRMAAAEVPDSLYTYLAARTTWESLTVTDTGEEQASDDEASFAVAIILIMIIYIMVIMYGSHTLTAVIEEKSSRMVEVLLASVSPENLMLGKVLGIGLAGLTQFGIWAGTMLLLSSRGVSVGDFTLDMAFLTPTILISFVMFFVLGFFLYATLYAGVGAMCNTVQDSQQFHMPLAMGLVIPMVLMSVILRAPDAPLAVILSLVPFFAPVIMFMRVCVETPPLWQIGLSWLIMIVTIWLASRAAGKLFRVGILMHGESPTWGTLGKVLRG